Proteins encoded together in one Streptomyces umbrinus window:
- a CDS encoding nuclear transport factor 2 family protein, which yields MKYMLLVCGDDTADASGMAPVEPWVEEQGVQRGVRLHGHRLRLPAEAVTVRVRNGEVLCSDGPFAETKEYVAGYDILECDSLEEAVEVAAKHPVATIGAMEVRAFWEDEDAEGEIRRLDAELTAAGRERDFDRAMACYAPDVEVFHPVSGLEQRGIEALRKAEEMWFSTLAGPVEREVLEFRVRVDESIAFSHALVRMRATLVGGGSLDTTARVTTGYRAAGDRWQIVHQHTSVPFDAGITGASATG from the coding sequence ATGAAGTACATGCTGCTGGTCTGCGGAGACGACACCGCCGACGCCTCCGGCATGGCCCCCGTCGAACCCTGGGTCGAGGAGCAGGGCGTCCAGCGCGGCGTACGGCTGCACGGCCACCGTCTGCGCCTGCCCGCCGAAGCGGTCACCGTGCGAGTGCGGAACGGCGAAGTGCTGTGCAGCGACGGGCCGTTCGCGGAGACGAAGGAGTACGTCGCCGGGTACGACATCCTTGAGTGCGACAGCCTGGAGGAGGCCGTCGAGGTGGCGGCGAAGCACCCCGTGGCGACCATCGGGGCCATGGAGGTGCGCGCGTTCTGGGAGGACGAGGACGCCGAGGGGGAGATCCGCCGCCTGGACGCGGAACTGACCGCGGCCGGCCGCGAGCGGGACTTCGACCGGGCGATGGCCTGCTACGCGCCGGACGTCGAGGTGTTCCACCCCGTGAGCGGTCTGGAGCAGCGCGGGATCGAAGCCCTCCGCAAGGCCGAGGAGATGTGGTTCTCCACGCTGGCCGGGCCGGTGGAGCGCGAGGTGCTCGAATTCCGCGTACGGGTCGACGAGAGCATCGCGTTCAGTCACGCGCTCGTACGGATGCGTGCCACGCTGGTCGGCGGTGGGTCGCTGGACACCACGGCGCGGGTGACCACCGGCTACCGCGCGGCGGGCGACCGCTGGCAGATCGTCCACCAGCACACGTCCGTTCCCTTCGACGCGGGCATCACGGGAGCCTCCGCGACCGGATGA